Part of the Pedobacter roseus genome is shown below.
GTCCCGGAACTGCGGGCGGGGTTTGTTTTATTACCATCGAAGATGAAACGGGATATTCTAATCTGGTGGTGTTTAAAAAACTGTTTGAAACCTATCGGAAGGAAATTTTGCACGCTAGGCTGCTAATGGTGGAAGGCCGTTTGCAGCGCGAGGGAAAAGTGGTGCACGTGATCGTAGGCAAGTGTTTTGATTTTACGAAAATGTTAGGGAAGCTGGTGCAGCAGGAAGTTGATGACCTGCCTGTGCTGACTTTGGCTACGGGTGATGAAAAAAGTGCACCATATACTTCGCAAAACAAAAGAGCTCAGGTTCGTGAAGAAAGCCCAAAAGATGCCTTTTATGGTGGAAGGAATTTTAAATAAAACAAATGGACTTGTTAAATATTTAGTGATTAACGTAATAGTTTATAGGCGCAAAATTTTTAATAGTATTAGAATTAATTATTGAGGCAAAAATTATTTAACTGGAGCTTTGAAAAAATTATAAACTGGAAATAGCTTTTCAAACTCTTTAAGTACAAATGATTCTAGTCTGTTATCAAGCAGGCGTTCATCATTGGGTAAAACATTCATTCCGATAATGAAATAATATTCCAGATTACCTCGATCTTGCACAATAATGTGAAAAAGTTGTTGGGGTGTTTTGATATCCTTTAAGAAATAAGGCTGTTTACCTGCCAGTTCGACGAAATATTCGTCGCCAAGGGTTTTAAGTAACGAAAAGAAATATTGTTGATTTTTTTCAACTTCCATTTTCCTTTGGAAATAATTTCGGTCGATCCTGCTGCCACCTCCCTTTCCAACAGCACACCAAATGCCCACTGTATCTTCTCGAATGATCAGCTGCAAGCGGACATGATTATTCATGCTCTTTTCGGTATCATTTTTTGCGGGGTGAGCAGCGGCCTCGTCAGGGGATTTCCCATAATATAGCCACATACCATTTAGGGTTTTACTATTCCTAGCTGTGTGGGCAAAACTGGAGACGATATTTTGGCTCTTATGGTGGTGATGTAAATCAACCCCTTTCTCTTGCAATTTTGGGAAAATCCTATAATGTAACGCAAGTAACTTTCGGTTAACTATTTTTCTCGCCTGTTTCGCTGTTAGGTTATCTGTAATAGCACGTTCGTGAGTGAAGGCATCGAAGTCCTCCTTTCGGAAATAGAAATCATAATCACTTTCATAGTTTATTTTAAAATTTCGAAGCCTTTTACGATGAGCAATGCTGGGATCTTTACTAGGTTTGAACACCTGCATTTCATAGTTTTTGATAAATTTTTCGTCGATCGCTATACCCATTGCCATATTCACGCCGAACCAATTTACAAGTTTATGGCATTCCAAAACCTTTTCGATCTGCCAAAAAAGCTCAACGTTATTTTTCCAACCTCCATTAGTCATATTTCCTGAACCAACATAGGCCTTTAATACAGAACCTTTTCTCCATATATATACCTTTGGATGGAAAAAAGTGCCTTCGAGAGTATATACTTTGAATTTTACCTTACCTTGGATCGCCCATTCAAGGAGTCGTCTAAGTACAATGGGCGGTGTTGGAAGGTCAATTCCTACAAGGATATGTATTTGCGCATTTAGATGTTCTAGAGGAGAAAGTGCATTGATGGATATAAGTCCTACCGCGATCCATATTTCTTCTGCTAACTTGAGTTCTTCAGAAATATTTTCTTCAAGATTGCTGATATACATTTGAAAATGAGAGGTTTGTTAGCTATAAGGACAAAAGGTTAATTGTTTTAGAATGAGTAAATCATTTGTTTTTGATAAGATTTCTAAAGTTCTAACATACTCATGTCTATATCATTTGCTTGAATTTTCTTTTTTTGCTCAAGATAAGACATCAAAAAGTTGTCATTTGACAAAAACCACAATATCAAGTTTCTCGTAGGAATCAGTCCCTCCTCCGTTGAAACGAATAAATATTCATATTTATAAAAGTTGTCTAACCTATATTGAAGCTTTGTTTTAACCTCATTCAATAAGTCATTTATTGAAGAGTCGATTGTTTTTAAAATTTTATTTATGATCGATTTAAGATGATCTTGAATATATTCACAGTACCTAGCTTTGATATTAAATACTCTGTCCCAACTGGAAATTTTGGCAAGGGTTATAGTATCGAGTGGGTCATTTGGTTTTATGTCAATATTCCAATTACCTTTCCAACTATTTGAGAACTTGGGGGTGTCAGTACAGGATAGCTCAATATTATAAAGTTCAAACGGATTCGGAGATAAACTATAAGGGTAAAAAGCTATTGTTTTTACTGTGCGGTTTACATCTGTGAAAAGTAAATTCTTGGAACTTTTTTTAGAATTGCAGTGGTCACCCATTGGAATCAAATTTTTGATGTTAATGGCACTAAAGATGTATAACGAATCGCCTTTAGGTAGGAGATGATCATAGTCTGGACGACCTTCGGATTCTAAAAGCTTTAATGGTTCGATCCCACAGAATGGGCACAGGTTGAAATCTTCATCATAAAAGCTTGACTCATTCTTAAGTCCTAAATAATGACTTCCAATATTTGAGCCGATTTTTTTTGAAAACGTGCTATCTTTTTTTCCCAGCTGACCTTCGTAAAGTGTATCAACAAATAACGAGATTAAATACCGTTCGATAGAATTGTCAACCGTACCGTCATCTTTGAGCTTTCTAAAATCCAAGGCAACGGGTTGATGAACATATGTTGCTTGCTCACAGCTAAACAAAGCTTCTACGTCTTCGCAGACCAAAAATGCTTCTATAATTTCATTTTTAACTGTTTCCGGAAAATTGAGGAATTTTGTCAGTTCACCTTCCATCGAAACCATTCTATTAGGAGTGGTAAGGTACCAGGTTGGTAAAAGAGAGGTGTCAAAAACTGTTATATTTTTTTTGTAAACATTATTGAAAAACTCTCCAATAAGTTGATGGAGTTTTTCGATATCATGAGAGTGATACTTTAGATAAAAAACCATATTATTGCTTAGTTAGTTCAAGTTCCTTATCTGAAAAATGCTTAAGCACCTCTAGCCTA
Proteins encoded:
- a CDS encoding phospholipase D family protein, with protein sequence MYISNLEENISEELKLAEEIWIAVGLISINALSPLEHLNAQIHILVGIDLPTPPIVLRRLLEWAIQGKVKFKVYTLEGTFFHPKVYIWRKGSVLKAYVGSGNMTNGGWKNNVELFWQIEKVLECHKLVNWFGVNMAMGIAIDEKFIKNYEMQVFKPSKDPSIAHRKRLRNFKINYESDYDFYFRKEDFDAFTHERAITDNLTAKQARKIVNRKLLALHYRIFPKLQEKGVDLHHHHKSQNIVSSFAHTARNSKTLNGMWLYYGKSPDEAAAHPAKNDTEKSMNNHVRLQLIIREDTVGIWCAVGKGGGSRIDRNYFQRKMEVEKNQQYFFSLLKTLGDEYFVELAGKQPYFLKDIKTPQQLFHIIVQDRGNLEYYFIIGMNVLPNDERLLDNRLESFVLKEFEKLFPVYNFFKAPVK